Within Haematobia irritans isolate KBUSLIRL chromosome 2, ASM5000362v1, whole genome shotgun sequence, the genomic segment CATTGCAACTTCttcacacaaaaatgtttttctgattcaatcacgaaattaattgatccaattaattgtttaattgaaatgtcttcaaccacagaaatgatagaatcaattaaaaaaatgcattgaaagtcaattaaaaaaataattgatcaaattaaaaaattaattgatactattaatttttgtgattgttttttttttttcaattaaaaatttttttgaatcaattaaatatttaataaaaaaaaattcccaagtcgattttttcaaaattttgagaaattcaaaaattggaattttgaaaatttttaaaaatttcaaaactcgactttttgcacacaaaatttttcttctacttcaatcacgaaattaattgatccaattaatttttttattgaagtgtcttcaatcacagaaattatagaatcaattaaaaaaataattgaaaatcattaaaaaataattgatcaaattaaaaaattaattgatactatttatatatttaactcattttacaaccaagccgaaattgccatatacggttacagggatactcaaaataaagaattacattaaatttaattaaaaaaaatataaaaataattaggacTACAATCAAGGACTGCAAAAACTTGACATATAATTACACCTTATTACTAAGTATATATCTTACTACTATATGTAGACTACgttataaaaacaatttgatatataaatataaaaatttaggaattgattactactctgatgatactattaatttttgtgattgttttttttttttcaattaaaaattttttgaatcaattatatatttaattgaatattttttaaaactcaatactttcattggaaaaaatttcgtgaaatttttttctgtatatgtaAAACGCTGCAACTCCTTTTTCTTTTTCTCGaaaattcatattttgcaacttttaaaattttaaaaaattcgaaacatagacttttccaattttgtaaaaagtttaaaagGGGACTTCTTGAAAGTAATCCAAATCccacttttttgttttggtgtAAGAACTTTACAATGAGCTCACCTTTGGTATTCTTTCACGGTATATTTCCAAACCTTTAGCCATTTAATTACGAATAATCTTGGATACCCAAGCCAGTTTAGGTGTTGGCTTGGATACCCAAGCCATTTTAGGTGTTGTAACTTTCCAACAATCCCACTATTACGGTAGAACTCCATCACGAATAAATTTCTTTCTAAATAAACTATGAGTCAATGCATATAATGAGCTGATAGGAAATATGAATGTAGCTACCATACCTTGGTAACTTGGAACTTTGTAACGCTTCGTGTTAGATACACTGTAAATATTTGTGCATTActtttatgcattttttactttatttctttagcaacccGTTAAACCTACAGCTGTTCGAGCTAATAATAAAGCAACTGTCGGAGCATCAGATGGTatgttgtaaaatatttgagaattaGTTCAATATTATGATGTCACATATTTTGTTCTTGTTCTTTTTTTAGTTACCGTGACTAAAATTATCAGTTCAACTCCTAGTAAAAATCCTcatcaacagcagcagcaacaacatcatCCTACACAACAACCTACAGCTGCAGCAGTGGTAGCTGCTTCGGTAGTCGGAAATCATTCGAATTCAAATACCATTAACACTTCAAGCGGAGCAACAACGTTAGCTGCCGCTGTAGCGGCGGCGGGCCACAATCCTCCTGTACAACAGCATGCACCAGCGCCCACGTTACAAGGAAATCCAACCCTAGCATCTGTCGCGGCATCCTCAACAAATTCCAGCAATGCAACACAAATTCAAGGCCAATCTGTGATTCAAGCTACACCGACAATTGCGTTTTCTGCAGTTGCTAAACATAATACATGTAAGTGACAGATAATCTATAAATATACTCTCCATTTCGTTTCATTCTATTTTGGCAATAACAATTCATATGCCTATTTTACCAAATGCATATAACCTGTGTTATTTTATGCCATataatttttctactttttcttcacctgtatattttttattattatgttcCAAACGTAAAAGTTTAGCTTAATTTTCTGAATAATATTTGCAATAACCATTTTGTGTcttaaaaaaagacaaaatataaAGTCGATAcgatttttcatttcaaaaaagTGTAGTCAAAAATCCAATGAAAATATCCAGtttggatacggaagtggtACACAATCGGATCAGAAGCAattaattttacatgggcttgtcatagggtgaAAGTAATTCGCTGTATTGATTTCATATAAATTCTTCGGAAGTGATGTCGTTTCagtatttcgaatttcatgtgaaaaataagtttttcttctctctctctctctacgcaaaaacttttcaaataaaactagcaCGTAATTCATTCACGTCaacagagaaaatttcctttattttatATGTCTCTTTGGTTTATGCCCGGTAAAATTccgaaaatttaataaactgGATTTTTATACATCACCTCAACAGACCTTTTTGTAAAGAGAAAATTAAGTCCAACTGTAGAAGAGTTTTtcgaaagtaaattaaaaattttaacttagaaagaatatttattgAGACAAGATTTTTacccaatagaaaaaaaatcaaaatttctaacaagatttttattttaaaaatttatcttGTACAAATTAATGCCTTTTATGGCATATAAAAACCATAAAAACTAATATATAAAATGTCTGTAAAAATTGTGTTTGGGTGGAATTATTCTTAGCCCCCTTGTACCCATTAGCTAcgccaattttttattatttttttcaatttggtttttataATTATGTTTTCAAATTATGCAATTCATTTGAAGACACACAAGAAATATATCcaacaaattataaatatattctcGTAGCACATCTTGAAAACGGTCCTGTGCTTGGAGCATCATATGCTATCGTTGGTAGTTCATCTCAGCAACAGCAATTAACAAATCTTCAAACTAATTCTTCTCATTTACAAAATggttagtttttaattgaatgtgaTTCCCCAAAATGATTGTAATTTATGGTTTTCTTTTtcgtttcattaaaacaacatAAGCAGCCCACAATACTTCCAATAATTCAGCAGTAGGTAGCATTGCGAATGTAGTGCAACAAGGAGCCAATGCAGCAAATGTTAATAATTTGGTGACGACGGCAGCAGCCAATTGCATTTCACCTAATGGTATGACTGGTTTGCAACAAGTTCTGAACGCACAGCAACAAGTTCTGGGATTGGGTGGTACGAATAGTAATACACGAGCCTCGCCAGGATTACTTTCACCCAAACACATGAACGGTGGGCTTTATAAAATTCATACTTAGAAGgaattttggaatatattttttttaaatttcgcatTTTACATTTTAGGCAATTCGGTGGATGCTATCTCATTAAAAACTATGGCTCAAGAAGCCATTAATCGATCTGTGATCGATTCAAATAGCCTTTCACAACAGCAAGCATCTAATATGGATAacaggcaacaacaacaacagcaacagcaacaagtACTACAACAGCATTTCTCATCTGACACAACTGCCAATTCACATCAGCAACAAGCGAACACAGCTACAGCTCTTGCAGCTGTAGCAGCATCAACAAATGGCCCCTCAACGGTATCAGTGGTTGGCAGTAATAGCGGTGGTGGCGGCGCTGGTAGCGGCGGTAATGGTGTCGGCCCCATTGGTAGTAATCTAAATGCATCGGCTTTAACAAATGCTGCCGGTCAGCAGCCTATAGGCGCAGGTGCATCATCTGCAAATAGTAAACAATTATCCCAACAGCCCACAAACGAAGCACATATACCACCACTGTTGGGTGTAGCACCATTGGGTCCATCACCGTTGCAAAAGGAACATCAATTACAATTCCAAATGATGGAAGCAGCCTACTATCATTTACCAACACCTAGTGACTCAGAGAAATTAACAACGTATTTCCATCGTACACCAGTGCAAACACCACCGCACTATCCACAGGTATGAATTTTTTCTGTATTATAACAATCAACTGATTCATACAAAATGCATCTTACTTTGATTACGACATTCCATTCTTAAGATCTTAATtgtaattcaatcacgaaaataattgatccaattaattttttaattgaaatgtcttcaatcacgaaaatgatagtatcagtcaCAGTTtttattgggcataaaaaatacttgtttgaaaaattaattgatttcataatcaaatttcaactaattttttaaatgatacaattaaaaatttaagtaatgttgaatacaaaactcaattaattttttaattaaaaaagtcaacatttttcaattactttctgaattggcttaatgtttttagtttgattaaaaattgatagtttgaaataattttttaacttaaaattaaaaaactattcatcacttttttaactgactttacGGTCATTTTAATGTGGCTCCGTTTGGCTTTAACTGCCTGAAagcaaaatggaaatatcttctctccagttatctttaactgaaaaattttcagtagttaagttcctaactggtatatagaaaatataggcaagatgacagatatctccgtacaaaaaaaaatgttttctgattcaattacgaaattgattgatccaactaattttttaattgaaatgtcttcaatcacagaattgatattatcaattaaaaaattaattgaaagtcaaatcaaaattaattgatcgaattaaaaagttaattgatactattaaatttttgtgattgatttttgtttcaattaaaaaaattattgaatcaattaaatttttaattgataactttttaaaacttaattaaaattttaatgggaaaaaattttgttaaatgtttttttctgtgaactacggcttaaaagttcgttagctgaaGGCCAGTATTAAGATCGCATTATTGTGCTAAAATAGCCATGAAAACACCGCGAAaacacggttacttttctttaatcacccttattcctgaagtcgccctcgccctcgccgtcgctttttgtcgctttttggtattccgttcgtcgatatattctgctatcgaagaaaatcggCATTCCtgggtcgctttttgtcgccaatatcgtcgctttttgtcgcctttaaatttaccagcgacgagtttagtgtttaatttttgaagaagttttttagactttattaatcgaacaattgaaaaataaatttaaaatatagaaattgttaagaggtaaagtgactaatcttcaacaattacaaaaaaattggaaaaagatcagtatatatagcagttatggtcatcacattcaaatcatagaaaataacactgtacaattaaagtaaaagtgttgattttcaattcaatttatttttaatagaaacccttcatggccaatgtattttatttagcaccaaacttagaTAACAAATGTGTCCTTCACGAATTTTGAATGATCCTTGGGCACATAATGTCAACGTCGTTCCAATTGTATATGCCGGATGTTGTTATTGTCCTAATGTAGATATCTAAATCATTTCCCGAGCCAagtttatcatttattttgattttccaagtaaaaattggattacaaacaaataacattttaaacgcaaataattaaaattcagttttgtatatcagctgattgttttctttcatgatgatccttgtgccattgatctcagcgtcgtctccatttttatagttttggaagcttttactGTCCTTGAATATATATCCATATTTTTcccgcgtcaaattaaatatttttcttgatttttcgACATAGACTTGCgtcggaaataaaaatattttaaaccgaaaaaattaaaattatttttttgcacatcagctgattgttttctagtgatatcggccttttattaccgagtattgtaattggtacaaaaagtaatcgtcgtcgtcgtcgtcgccaCTTCACAGGAATATCAAttgaatgacgagacgacttaaaagtggtagccaatcccactcacgcagtttcacgaaatgaaaacctgtaattgtatcaattattttattaattgaaaaaaatttcaacttcaatcaattttttaattggaaatattgtggtgatatttttttctgtgtaggcatACAAATGTCAAAGTCAATTTTATGTAATTTCAAAgtcaaatttcaacgaaaagaaGCAGACCAAGGCAGATTTAGTAAGGTAgttttagtattacaaaaacaaagatgtcagtcgccatattgaaactttgattgtcagtcaaattgaattaaatgtcTCACTTGTTGAACAATATGTTCAACaagttggaaatttaaaatagagaaaatccGGAAATGATCGATGTATGCTTCGAAATATGATACGGTCTAcaagaataattgaagtaattcttaccatcaattatgaggataatttatttcgatacttttgtgtcataaatttaaagcaaattgaaaattcaaaatttttggtataaaataattttattttgtatttttatttgtcacaattgtctattaaacattggcgtagctagcaacATTTTCGTAGGGGGTAAAAGCTACAATGTGTGCTCATTGTGAAGATacctcaaaaagagaaaaaataaattcttatagatgggaagaaaccataatatttaattcaatgataTATAATCATGATTTGAAGAAATACTGAATGGTATATGGTAGGGGGAGATGAAAAACCCATAAAACCCCTTTAGCTACGCCTATGCCATTAAGCAGATACCGACAATCAAAGTTCtgctcaaatgaaaaaattgtaatcatctgATAGCTTGAAACTACCTTCCTAAATATACCTTGAAGCAGACTTTGATTTGCCAActcatcaaaaaaaatcaaaagacgCCTtacccaaaatcttatttgtcaGAAATGTGATTTCATTAATCGCATAAATccaaaatctatttttatttgGTCAATGTCTTAACTCATAAATGTCTAAAACTATAAATTCGACTCTTTGATAATTCTCATTAGAATCTCTTGATCATATTCTATTAATATTACTTTATTGTagcattaataaaaaaatgtgttttttttttttcttattatctcTAGCAACAACTTCCAATATACGATACTGTTGAATTTTATCAACGCCTCTCAACGGAAACACTATTCTTTGTTTTTTACTACATGGAAGGATCGAAAGCTCAATATTTGGCAGCTAAGGCATTGAAAAAACAAAGCTGGCGTTTCCATACAAAATATATGATGTGGTTCCAACGACACGAAGAACCCAAAATTATCAACGATGATTACGAACAAGTAGGTCACATAGgaaaacacaaaatattttaaagcgtTTGTTGTGTGGTAACTATTAATAATTGACGAATTTTACAGGGTACGTACATCTATTTTGATTATGAAAAATGGAGTCAACGAAAAAAGGAAGGATTCACTTTTGAATACAAGTACTTAGAAGATAAAGAGCTAAATTGATTGACTTGAAAGTATTGATATGATACAGTCAACAACAAATAGCTACATTGATTTCAAATGGATCTTCAAATCactattacaacaacaacaacctaaAATTGAAGTTGCATTGAATCACAAgccaaccaacaacaacaacaactcccCATGTAAAAAAATACTGCTTAAATATTTCACTTgcatatattttcttttataattttctgtCCCTCCTTATAACATTACTTTCCACATTCTCCTGTCTTTCACTGTCCGTCTCTTTTTTTTACTCTCCTCCTTGATTGTTTATTATAAAAGGATTGAAAAagatttaagaatatttttttttagaacattGTTCTTTGTTTTGTATACATCATCGTAGTTTTGCTAAGCAGCTAAAATTACTGCttttaaatatatagaattaCCCACATATAGTTTTCCTTTCCCTACCCCTTTTCTGTATTCCTTTAACTCTCTATTACTCATGTAAGCAGCAGAAACTTGAagttgaatttttataaaaaaaaagaaaacgaaaaaaaactactgaaattttttgcaaatcatATTACGTTAGTTGtactcataatttttttcttttttattttagtttatttttcttttttcttaatattaaacaattatattataaatatgataaaattgaaaaaattaaaaaaaaacttggttttattttttgttacaccatACTTCTTATACATATACTATATACACCCTTCCATCTTCCCGCCCTTCAAAACAACTCTCAATTCAATTTAGTAAGAATATAatgtagcaacaacaacaacaacaaaaattcattgattatccaaaaagaaatatatagTTAAATGCTCTATAAATATATTCTTCGAAGTTAGAATAAACGactaaatttcgttttaatggccACCGAAGAGGTGAGCTTAAAACGAATAAGCATATGTAGAAAAGCAAAGAATTTTACAATTGAACCCATacccaaataataataatattattaatatataacTAAATACACTATCCAACAAGTCCCAACACACAAATTACTCCCCACAGAAGAAAACATTTATTGAAACAGTaaaacaaacacatacacaaaacaaacaaaaaaatagaaattgacaacaacagaaaacaaatttgaacaCATCTAAACATTTGATTGAAAATATCgcgtttttaaattaaataactaaatacacacacacaaacacgttatttattacttagaaatttaaaacaaatcttCATCAAGTatagagaaaatatttcaaaaaaaaaaccagaAACTCATCTTTAAAGACGTATGTGAGTATTATCCATATACCAAAATGCATACAACTGTTTTTAGCAGAAATTCCTTTAACACTGGCAAAACATTCACaacaaattaatatgaaaaatgacactttttcatagaatttgCTAAAATATTACATAACTACTAACATTTGCGAAGGAGGAGGCTTCtttcccaaacaaaa encodes:
- the Not3 gene encoding CCR4-associated factor Not3 isoform X6 encodes the protein MAATRKLQGEIDRCLKKVAEGVETFEDIWKKVHNATNSNQKEKYEADLKKEIKKLQRLRDQIKSWIASAEIKDKSSLLENRRLIETQMERFKIVERETKTKAYSKEGLGAAQKMDPAQRIKDEARNWLTNSISSLQIQIDQYESEIESLLAGKKKRLDRDKQDRMDELRSKLDRHKFHVTKLETLLRLLDNDNVEAEQVNKIKDDVEYYIDSSQEPDFEENEFIYDDIIGIDDVEYSATTDSNNSNETSGSPSSITSGGSPVQSPLPTQQREQQQQASNTSGSGGGSAHQQINLNYSSDSTAADGTAKDKHNKNESNNSSKAKQPVKPTAVRANNKATVGASDVTVTKIISSTPSKNPHQQQQQQHHPTQQPTAAAVVAASVVGNHSNSNTINTSSGATTLAAAVAAAGHNPPVQQHAPAPTLQGNPTLASVAASSTNSSNATQIQGQSVIQATPTIAFSAVAKHNTSHLENGPVLGASYAIVGSSSQQQQLTNLQTNSSHLQNAAHNTSNNSAVGSIANVVQQGANAANVNNLVTTAAANCISPNGMTGLQQVLNAQQQVLGLGGTNSNTRASPGLLSPKHMNGNSVDAISLKTMAQEAINRSVIDSNSLSQQQASNMDNRQQQQQQQQQVLQQHFSSDTTANSHQQQANTATALAAVAASTNGPSTVSVVGSNSGGGGAGSGGNGVGPIGSNLNASALTNAAGQQPIGAGASSANSKQLSQQPTNEAHIPPLLGVAPLGPSPLQKEHQLQFQMMEAAYYHLPTPSDSEKLTTYFHRTPVQTPPHYPQQQLPIYDTVEFYQRLSTETLFFVFYYMEGSKAQYLAAKALKKQSWRFHTKYMMWFQRHEEPKIINDDYEQGTYIYFDYEKWSQRKKEGFTFEYKYLEDKELN
- the Not3 gene encoding CCR4-associated factor Not3 isoform X8, which codes for MAATRKLQGEIDRCLKKVAEGVETFEDIWKKVHNATNSNQKEKYEADLKKEIKKLQRLRDQIKSWIASAEIKDKSSLLENRRLIETQMERFKIVERETKTKAYSKEGLGAAQKMDPAQRIKDEARNWLTNSISSLQIQIDQYESEIESLLAGKKKRLDRDKQDRMDELRSKLDRHKFHVTKLETLLRLLDNDNVEAEQVNKIKDDVEYYIDSSQEPDFEENEFIYDDIIGIDDVEYSGTGVSLGIPSSATTDSNNSNETSGSPSSITSGGSPVQSPLPTQQREQQQQASNTSGSGGGSAHQQINLNYSSDSTAADGTAKDKHNKNESNNSSKAKQPVKPTAVRANNKATVGASDVTVTKIISSTPSKNPHQQQQQQHHPTQQPTAAAVVAASVVGNHSNSNTINTSSGATTLAAAVAAAGHNPPVQQHAPAPTLQGNPTLASVAASSTNSSNATQIQGQSVIQATPTIAFSAVAKHNTSHNTSNNSAVGSIANVVQQGANAANVNNLVTTAAANCISPNGMTGLQQVLNAQQQVLGLGGTNSNTRASPGLLSPKHMNGNSVDAISLKTMAQEAINRSVIDSNSLSQQQASNMDNRQQQQQQQQQVLQQHFSSDTTANSHQQQANTATALAAVAASTNGPSTVSVVGSNSGGGGAGSGGNGVGPIGSNLNASALTNAAGQQPIGAGASSANSKQLSQQPTNEAHIPPLLGVAPLGPSPLQKEHQLQFQMMEAAYYHLPTPSDSEKLTTYFHRTPVQTPPHYPQQQLPIYDTVEFYQRLSTETLFFVFYYMEGSKAQYLAAKALKKQSWRFHTKYMMWFQRHEEPKIINDDYEQGTYIYFDYEKWSQRKKEGFTFEYKYLEDKELN
- the Not3 gene encoding CCR4-associated factor Not3 isoform X5, whose translation is MAATRKLQGEIDRCLKKVAEGVETFEDIWKKVHNATNSNQKEKYEADLKKEIKKLQRLRDQIKSWIASAEIKDKSSLLENRRLIETQMERFKIVERETKTKAYSKEGLGAAQKMDPAQRIKDEARNWLTNSISSLQIQIDQYESEIESLLAGKKKRLDRDKQDRMDELRSKLDRHKFHVTKLETLLRLLDNDNVEAEQVNKIKDDVEYYIDSSQEPDFEENEFIYDDIIGIDDVEYSGTATTDSNNSNETSGSPSSITSGGSPVQSPLPTQQREQQQQASNTSGSGGGSAHQQINLNYSSDSTAADGTAKDKHNKNESNNSSKAKQPVKPTAVRANNKATVGASDVTVTKIISSTPSKNPHQQQQQQHHPTQQPTAAAVVAASVVGNHSNSNTINTSSGATTLAAAVAAAGHNPPVQQHAPAPTLQGNPTLASVAASSTNSSNATQIQGQSVIQATPTIAFSAVAKHNTSHLENGPVLGASYAIVGSSSQQQQLTNLQTNSSHLQNAAHNTSNNSAVGSIANVVQQGANAANVNNLVTTAAANCISPNGMTGLQQVLNAQQQVLGLGGTNSNTRASPGLLSPKHMNGNSVDAISLKTMAQEAINRSVIDSNSLSQQQASNMDNRQQQQQQQQQVLQQHFSSDTTANSHQQQANTATALAAVAASTNGPSTVSVVGSNSGGGGAGSGGNGVGPIGSNLNASALTNAAGQQPIGAGASSANSKQLSQQPTNEAHIPPLLGVAPLGPSPLQKEHQLQFQMMEAAYYHLPTPSDSEKLTTYFHRTPVQTPPHYPQQQLPIYDTVEFYQRLSTETLFFVFYYMEGSKAQYLAAKALKKQSWRFHTKYMMWFQRHEEPKIINDDYEQGTYIYFDYEKWSQRKKEGFTFEYKYLEDKELN
- the Not3 gene encoding CCR4-associated factor Not3 isoform X1 codes for the protein MAATRKLQGEIDRCLKKVAEGVETFEDIWKKVHNATNSNQKEKYEADLKKEIKKLQRLRDQIKSWIASAEIKDKSSLLENRRLIETQMERFKIVERETKTKAYSKEGLGAAQKMDPAQRIKDEARNWLTNSISSLQIQIDQYESEIESLLAGKKKRLDRDKQDRMDELRSKLDRHKFHVTKLETLLRLLDNDNVEAEQVNKIKDDVEYYIDSSQEPDFEENEFIYDDIIGIDDVEYSGTGVSLGIPSSATTDSNNSNETSGSPSSITSGGSPVQSPLPTQQREQQQQASNTSGSGGGSAHQQINLNYSSDSTAADGTAKDKHNKNESNNSSKAKQPVKPTAVRANNKATVGASDVTVTKIISSTPSKNPHQQQQQQHHPTQQPTAAAVVAASVVGNHSNSNTINTSSGATTLAAAVAAAGHNPPVQQHAPAPTLQGNPTLASVAASSTNSSNATQIQGQSVIQATPTIAFSAVAKHNTSHLENGPVLGASYAIVGSSSQQQQLTNLQTNSSHLQNAAHNTSNNSAVGSIANVVQQGANAANVNNLVTTAAANCISPNGMTGLQQVLNAQQQVLGLGGTNSNTRASPGLLSPKHMNGNSVDAISLKTMAQEAINRSVIDSNSLSQQQASNMDNRQQQQQQQQQVLQQHFSSDTTANSHQQQANTATALAAVAASTNGPSTVSVVGSNSGGGGAGSGGNGVGPIGSNLNASALTNAAGQQPIGAGASSANSKQLSQQPTNEAHIPPLLGVAPLGPSPLQKEHQLQFQMMEAAYYHLPTPSDSEKLTTYFHRTPVQTPPHYPQQQLPIYDTVEFYQRLSTETLFFVFYYMEGSKAQYLAAKALKKQSWRFHTKYMMWFQRHEEPKIINDDYEQGTYIYFDYEKWSQRKKEGFTFEYKYLEDKELN
- the Not3 gene encoding CCR4-associated factor Not3 isoform X3; protein product: MAATRKLQGEIDRCLKKVAEGVETFEDIWKKVHNATNSNQKEKYEADLKKEIKKLQRLRDQIKSWIASAEIKDKSSLLENRRLIETQMERFKIVERETKTKAYSKEGLGAAQKMDPAQRIKDEARNWLTNSISSLQIQIDQYESEIESLLAGKKKRLDRDKQDRMDELRSKLDRHKFHVTKLETLLRLLDNDNVEAEQVNKIKDDVEYYIDSSQEPDFEENEFIYDDIIGIDDVEYSGVSLGIPSSATTDSNNSNETSGSPSSITSGGSPVQSPLPTQQREQQQQASNTSGSGGGSAHQQINLNYSSDSTAADGTAKDKHNKNESNNSSKAKQPVKPTAVRANNKATVGASDVTVTKIISSTPSKNPHQQQQQQHHPTQQPTAAAVVAASVVGNHSNSNTINTSSGATTLAAAVAAAGHNPPVQQHAPAPTLQGNPTLASVAASSTNSSNATQIQGQSVIQATPTIAFSAVAKHNTSHLENGPVLGASYAIVGSSSQQQQLTNLQTNSSHLQNAAHNTSNNSAVGSIANVVQQGANAANVNNLVTTAAANCISPNGMTGLQQVLNAQQQVLGLGGTNSNTRASPGLLSPKHMNGNSVDAISLKTMAQEAINRSVIDSNSLSQQQASNMDNRQQQQQQQQQVLQQHFSSDTTANSHQQQANTATALAAVAASTNGPSTVSVVGSNSGGGGAGSGGNGVGPIGSNLNASALTNAAGQQPIGAGASSANSKQLSQQPTNEAHIPPLLGVAPLGPSPLQKEHQLQFQMMEAAYYHLPTPSDSEKLTTYFHRTPVQTPPHYPQQQLPIYDTVEFYQRLSTETLFFVFYYMEGSKAQYLAAKALKKQSWRFHTKYMMWFQRHEEPKIINDDYEQGTYIYFDYEKWSQRKKEGFTFEYKYLEDKELN
- the Not3 gene encoding CCR4-associated factor Not3 isoform X2, yielding MAATRKLQGEIDRCLKKVAEGVETFEDIWKKVHNATNSNQKEKYEADLKKEIKKLQRLRDQIKSWIASAEIKDKSSLLENRRLIETQMERFKIVERETKTKAYSKEGLGAAQKMDPAQRIKDEARNWLTNSISSLQIQIDQYESEIESLLAGKKKRLDRDKQDRMDELRSKLDRHKFHVTKLETLLRLLDNDNVEAEQVNKIKDDVEYYIDSSQEPDFEENEFIYDDIIGIDDVEYSGTGVSLGIPSSATTDSNNSNETSGSPSSITSGGSPVQSPLPTQQREQQQQASNTSGSGGGSAHQQINLNYSSDSTAADGTAKDKHNKNESNNSSKAKQPVKPTAVRANNKATVGASDVTVTKIISSTPSKNPHQQQQQQHHPTQQPTAAAVVAASVVGNHSNSNTINTSSGATTLAAAVAAAGHNPPVQQHAPAPTLQGNPTLASVAASSTNSSNATQIQGQSVIQATPTIAFSAVAKHNTSHLENGPVLGASYAIVGSSSQQQQLTNLQTNSSHLQNAHNTSNNSAVGSIANVVQQGANAANVNNLVTTAAANCISPNGMTGLQQVLNAQQQVLGLGGTNSNTRASPGLLSPKHMNGNSVDAISLKTMAQEAINRSVIDSNSLSQQQASNMDNRQQQQQQQQQVLQQHFSSDTTANSHQQQANTATALAAVAASTNGPSTVSVVGSNSGGGGAGSGGNGVGPIGSNLNASALTNAAGQQPIGAGASSANSKQLSQQPTNEAHIPPLLGVAPLGPSPLQKEHQLQFQMMEAAYYHLPTPSDSEKLTTYFHRTPVQTPPHYPQQQLPIYDTVEFYQRLSTETLFFVFYYMEGSKAQYLAAKALKKQSWRFHTKYMMWFQRHEEPKIINDDYEQGTYIYFDYEKWSQRKKEGFTFEYKYLEDKELN
- the Not3 gene encoding CCR4-associated factor Not3 isoform X7, whose protein sequence is MAATRKLQGEIDRCLKKVAEGVETFEDIWKKVHNATNSNQKEKYEADLKKEIKKLQRLRDQIKSWIASAEIKDKSSLLENRRLIETQMERFKIVERETKTKAYSKEGLGAAQKMDPAQRIKDEARNWLTNSISSLQIQIDQYESEIESLLAGKKKRLDRDKQDRMDELRSKLDRHKFHVTKLETLLRLLDNDNVEAEQVNKIKDDVEYYIDSSQEPDFEENEFIYDDIIGIDDVEYSGTGVSLGIPSSATTDSNNSNETSGSPSSITSGGSPVQSPLPTQQREQQQQASNTSGSGGGSAHQQINLNYSSDSTAADGTAKDKHNKNESNNSSKAKQPVKPTAVRANNKATVGASDVTVTKIISSTPSKNPHQQQQQQHHPTQQPTAAAVVAASVVGNHSNSNTINTSSGATTLAAAVAAAGHNPPVQQHAPAPTLQGNPTLASVAASSTNSSNATQIQGQSVIQATPTIAFSAVAKHNTSAHNTSNNSAVGSIANVVQQGANAANVNNLVTTAAANCISPNGMTGLQQVLNAQQQVLGLGGTNSNTRASPGLLSPKHMNGNSVDAISLKTMAQEAINRSVIDSNSLSQQQASNMDNRQQQQQQQQQVLQQHFSSDTTANSHQQQANTATALAAVAASTNGPSTVSVVGSNSGGGGAGSGGNGVGPIGSNLNASALTNAAGQQPIGAGASSANSKQLSQQPTNEAHIPPLLGVAPLGPSPLQKEHQLQFQMMEAAYYHLPTPSDSEKLTTYFHRTPVQTPPHYPQQQLPIYDTVEFYQRLSTETLFFVFYYMEGSKAQYLAAKALKKQSWRFHTKYMMWFQRHEEPKIINDDYEQGTYIYFDYEKWSQRKKEGFTFEYKYLEDKELN